Sequence from the Fulvivirga ligni genome:
CTGGAGTTATAATGTAGCCCTATTTTTCCTCGGTTGTGTGTTGACGGCCGGCCTTTACGGCACCTTCACTGCATCCAAGAAAATATTTTACGTACAGGGACTCCCCTCTTTGATCGCTATTGTTTTGATCATTTTGAAAAGATGGGTTTTATAGCTTAATCCAGTTCTGTAAGTCTCTTTTCTATTTGCTCCAATACTTTGGTGTAGGTGAACTGGGCGCAGTGCCCTTCCATCGGTGTGAATTCAATAACAGCATCGGACTTGGGAGCACTGGTATTTTCCAGAAACTCACTGAAAGAACGTGTGGCCATATTCAGGTAAAAATGATCCATATCTCCCATCCAGATGTAGATTTTACCCTGTAATTTAGGCCCTAGCTCTTTCCAGTTTTTCTCCGCGTAAAGCTTAAAATCATATTTCTTCCAATGTTCTGCCACCTCATGATCTATGACTCCTGTAATTGGATCAAACAAAGGCTTAGGCAATCCATCTTCACCCTTAGGGCTATAAAGTGCAGTATGAGCACTAAATTGCCCTCCTGAAGTCAGATATGAATCAGTACTACCCTGCACATTCTCAAATTGTATAAAATCCTTCAGCTTCACCATAGGTTCTCCTTTAGTGGATCGCATCACTGGTCTTTCGTACCCAAATTCATTCACAAAAGCATTCTCATCTTCATAAATATTAATGAGCTGATAATTTTCGAACTCAACGGCATCTGGACTGTATGAAAACGTGCCGTTAAAAACATCTGGATAATATAATTGCAAGGCTAGCGACACCCAACCGCCTGTAGAACAGCCATCTACAAAGCGTGTCTTAGCAGAGTTGGTATTGCGGTATTTCTTTTCAATTGCAGGTATTACTTCGTGAATCAGAGAATAACCATAAGGTCCACTATTTTCCGAATCCATCTGATAGCTATCACCAAAAGGACCTTCCCCATCCAAAAACACATTAATAATCTGAGGAGCTTCAGCCGATAGCCACCAGTTACTAAACTCAGCATTGTTCATGGCATAATTCACCCTGGTATATCTTCCACCATATCCGGCCACATTATATCTGATTGGGTATTCTGCATCCGGGTTTTTAGAGTAGTTTGAAGGCAGTAATATGGAAGCCTTTATCGTCATCGGTTTTCCCCACCATTTACTTAGCGTATCACTTTTTATTTCAAAATATTTAACCAGTTCACTATTAAATAGCTCTGGTTTCTGAATGACCTCGCTTAAAGTGAATTTCACCTCGCTATCCTTTGTCAATTCCACCTTCTGAGGCTTGCTATAGATGTTGCCAGGCGCATTATATCGCGACTCCACTTCATCTTGATCCCATAACACCTGAATATAATATGTCCCCTCAGGAACTGAGCTTAAGTCCCACTGTGGTGTACCATTCCAGCTCTTATCTGCTGCAGAAATGGAAACTAGGTCCTTTGCCTTCCAGCCATTTATATTTTTGGCAAATATATAATTAGTGCCCATCGGCCATGACTGAGTCCTAGGCTCCTCACCTTCGTTTTGACTAACAAATAGAAACAACCTTCCCTCTTTACCAAACTCCTTCTTGAGTTCCTTACCTACTTCCACATCTACTGAAAGTTGGTGACTGGGTTTCTGTCCGTAAGCAAAGTTTAAGCAAGTGATGAGCGAAAGAAAAACGATAGACTTTTTCATGGTTCAGTAAGGTTTGATCGGATTAAATAAAAAAGGTGTTATAAAAGTATAGACCTTATCGACTAAAGTCAAATTACTTTTATCACACCCTTTCTATAAGTTTAAAATGCTCTACTGATGTTGATCTCTCAGTAAATCATTGATTGTTTTCACAGGATTAAATGTAATCAATGGCACCTCTACCAAAATAGTATTCCAATCTGCCATTGAACCATTCCATAAACCTGGAAGCTCCTGGGCCTTCAGGTCTTTACCACTCTTAGATTTTTTGGTAATAAAGCCAGTTTTAGGGTCACGATGCTGGAGTAAATCAAATTTATTTCCCTTGTAATCCTTTACACCACAAACTAAGTCGGTTGGGTTAAAGTGAGATGATTCCTTGAATATCTTCTTATACTCTTCATTATCTAAATCAAGCTGGGCAGTCTCACCTATCTGCAGGGCCAATGAACCATCTTCATCTTTCACCCAGAATGGACCACCGCCTGGTTCACCGGTATTTTCAACCATACCGCAAACTCTGATCGGTCTATTCAGCTTAGCCTTAAAATAATCAGCCTTTTGCTGCTTAGAGAAACTCGAAAAACTATCCGGCTTCTTAATTCTTAACTGACCATCAAACAGCTGAGTTAGAGACTCAATGAGATCATCAGTAACATCTTTATCAAGCTTGGATAGTGCTTCAAATATTTTGGATTGCACATCTAGCAATACACCTCCAATAGCTTGTTTGTATAAAGTTGTGGTTTCTTTGAGTCTGTCAGGAACCACATTATCAATATTCTTAATATAAATTAAATCTGCATCTATATCATTCAGATTTTCAAGTAAAGCACCATGTCCAGCTGGTCTTAACAGCACGGAGCCATCATCTTCAATAAATGGCGTATTGTCCATGTTCACAGCAATAGTATCTGTAGACTTTTTCTGCTGACTGAAGCTTACTTCGAACTTCACCTTATAGTGCTTCTCAAAGGCTTCTTTTATTTCAGCAACGTGCTTCTCAAATCGCTCCTGGTGCTCTGGAGATACGGTAAAGTGAAGATGAACGGTATTATTTGCACCAGTGGCATACTCAGCTCCTTCCACAAAGTGCTCCTGTACAGGAGTTCGTGGTCCATCATAGTATTTATGAAATTGAAGAAGGCCTTTTGGCAATTCTCCATAGCCCATACCATTTTCAGGATCTAATAGTGCATTTACAATTTTCTTGTATTCCTTCTTATCAAGCGCTTCTTTTATGCTGCTACCCTGCTTTTTCAGAGTATCATCCAACTGATCTTTAAAAGCGAATGAAGAAAGGTTATTAATGAATTTTTGAACGAAATCGTTAGTATCAAAATCGTCAGCATCAGACTCTATGTACGAATATAGGTCTTTAAACATTCTGCTGGCAGCACCACTTGCAGGCACAAACTTCACAATCTTTTTATCTGATGATGCTTTCTCATAAAGCTCTACATAGTGAGATAACTTAGATTCTGTAAGTTTTAAAATACCATCTTCTATGGTGGCGGAAGATTTTATATCCAGATATGGAAAGCCATTTTCAAAGTTTTTTATTTGCTCTTGAGCC
This genomic interval carries:
- a CDS encoding DUF4301 family protein, whose translation is MITEELKKDIEKHGVPVEKAQEQIKNFENGFPYLDIKSSATIEDGILKLTESKLSHYVELYEKASSDKKIVKFVPASGAASRMFKDLYSYIESDADDFDTNDFVQKFINNLSSFAFKDQLDDTLKKQGSSIKEALDKKEYKKIVNALLDPENGMGYGELPKGLLQFHKYYDGPRTPVQEHFVEGAEYATGANNTVHLHFTVSPEHQERFEKHVAEIKEAFEKHYKVKFEVSFSQQKKSTDTIAVNMDNTPFIEDDGSVLLRPAGHGALLENLNDIDADLIYIKNIDNVVPDRLKETTTLYKQAIGGVLLDVQSKIFEALSKLDKDVTDDLIESLTQLFDGQLRIKKPDSFSSFSKQQKADYFKAKLNRPIRVCGMVENTGEPGGGPFWVKDEDGSLALQIGETAQLDLDNEEYKKIFKESSHFNPTDLVCGVKDYKGNKFDLLQHRDPKTGFITKKSKSGKDLKAQELPGLWNGSMADWNTILVEVPLITFNPVKTINDLLRDQHQ
- a CDS encoding alpha/beta hydrolase-fold protein, translated to MKKSIVFLSLITCLNFAYGQKPSHQLSVDVEVGKELKKEFGKEGRLFLFVSQNEGEEPRTQSWPMGTNYIFAKNINGWKAKDLVSISAADKSWNGTPQWDLSSVPEGTYYIQVLWDQDEVESRYNAPGNIYSKPQKVELTKDSEVKFTLSEVIQKPELFNSELVKYFEIKSDTLSKWWGKPMTIKASILLPSNYSKNPDAEYPIRYNVAGYGGRYTRVNYAMNNAEFSNWWLSAEAPQIINVFLDGEGPFGDSYQMDSENSGPYGYSLIHEVIPAIEKKYRNTNSAKTRFVDGCSTGGWVSLALQLYYPDVFNGTFSYSPDAVEFENYQLINIYEDENAFVNEFGYERPVMRSTKGEPMVKLKDFIQFENVQGSTDSYLTSGGQFSAHTALYSPKGEDGLPKPLFDPITGVIDHEVAEHWKKYDFKLYAEKNWKELGPKLQGKIYIWMGDMDHFYLNMATRSFSEFLENTSAPKSDAVIEFTPMEGHCAQFTYTKVLEQIEKRLTELD